Proteins co-encoded in one Epinephelus moara isolate mb chromosome 11, YSFRI_EMoa_1.0, whole genome shotgun sequence genomic window:
- the enosf1 gene encoding mitochondrial enolase superfamily member 1 isoform X1 encodes MSHKIINLRVRDVRFPTSLEQHGSDAMHTDPDYSAAYVVVDTDCGLKGFGLTFTLGKGTEIVVCAVEALAALVVGKSLQEIVSNFRGFYRLLTSDGQMRWLGPEKGVIHLATAAVLNAVWDLWARAEGKPLWKLLVDMDPKQIVSCIDFRYITDALTEEEALDILVRAQEGRQQREEHMLREGYPAYTTSCAWLGYPDQQLKQLCTDALKSGWTKFKVKVGADLEDDIRRCRLIRQMIGPNNTLMIDANQRWDVAEAISWVKSLAEFKPLWIEEPTCPDDILGHAAISKALAPLGIGVATGEQCHNRVMFKQFLQASALQFVQIDSCRLGSVNENLAVLLMAHKFQVPVCPHAGGVGLCELVQHLILFDYICVSGSLSNRMCEYVDHLHEHFTSPVVIHDAHYMPPKDPGYSCEMLESSVQQHQYPEGEVWKLHGNK; translated from the exons ATGTCGCACAAAATTATCAATCTAAGAGTCAGAGATGTGAGATTCCCGACGTCTTTGGAGCAACACGGCTCCGATGCGATG CACACCGACCCGGATTATTCAGCCGCATATGTGGTCGTGGACACGGACTGTGGGCTCAAAGGCTTCGGGCTCACGTTCACTCTGGGGAAAGGCACGGAGATCG TGGTGTGTGCTGTGGAGGCCCTGGCTGCACTGGTTGTTGGGAAATCCCTGCAGGAGATTGTGAGCAACTTCCGTGGATTTTACCGCCTCCTGACCAGTGATGGTCAGATGAGATGG TTAGGCCCAGAGAAAGGAGTGATCCACCTGGCCACAGCTGCAGTCCTGAACGCCGTGTGGGACCTGTGGGCGAGAGCGGAGGGCAAG CCGCTCTGGAAGCTGCTTGTTGACATG GATCCAAAGCAGATTGTGTCCTGCATTGACTTCAGATACATCACTGATGCGCTTACGGAGGAGGAGGCGCTAG ACATACTGGTGAGAGCACAGGAGGGCAGGCAGCAGAGAG AGGAGCACATGCTGAGAGAGGGTTATCCTGCCTACACCACCTCCTGTGCATGGCTCGGATACCCAGACCAGCAGCTCAAACAG CTCTGCACAGATGCTCTTAAAAGCGGTTGGACCAAGTTCAAGGTGAAAGTGGGTGCTGATCTGGAGGACGACATACGCAGGTGCCGCCTCATCAGGCAAATGATTGGACCCAATAACACTTTG ATGATCGATGCCAACCAGAGATGGGATGTAGCCGAGGCCATCAGCTGGGTGAAGAGCCTGGCTGAGTTTAAACCTCTGTGGATCGAGGAGCCCACGTGTCCTGATGACATCCTGGGTCACGCTGCCATCTCCAAG GCTTTGGCTCCACTCGGGATTGGAGTGGCAACAGGAGAGCAG TGTCACAACAGGGTGATGTTTAAGCAGTTCCTCCAGGCCTCGGCCCTGCAGTTTGTCCAGATAGACAGCTGTCGGCTGGGCAGCGTCAACGAGAACCTGGCCGTGCTGCTGATGGCCCACAAGTTTCAGG TGCCTGTGTGTCCTCATGCCGGAGGAGTCGGTCTCTGTGAGCTCGTCCAGCATCTGATTCTGTTCGACTACATCTGTGTGTCTGGGAGTCTCAGCAACAG aatgtgtgaatatgtggATCACCTGCATGAACACTTCACCAGTCCTGTGGTGATTCATGATGCCCACTATATGCCTCCAAAG GATCCAGGCTACTCCTGTGAGATGCTGGAATCATCAGTGCAGCAACATCAGTACCCTGAAGGAGAGGTGTGGAAGCTGCACGGAAACAAATGA
- the enosf1 gene encoding mitochondrial enolase superfamily member 1 isoform X2, translating into MRWLGPEKGVIHLATAAVLNAVWDLWARAEGKPLWKLLVDMDPKQIVSCIDFRYITDALTEEEALDILVRAQEGRQQREEHMLREGYPAYTTSCAWLGYPDQQLKQLCTDALKSGWTKFKVKVGADLEDDIRRCRLIRQMIGPNNTLMIDANQRWDVAEAISWVKSLAEFKPLWIEEPTCPDDILGHAAISKALAPLGIGVATGEQCHNRVMFKQFLQASALQFVQIDSCRLGSVNENLAVLLMAHKFQVPVCPHAGGVGLCELVQHLILFDYICVSGSLSNRMCEYVDHLHEHFTSPVVIHDAHYMPPKDPGYSCEMLESSVQQHQYPEGEVWKLHGNK; encoded by the exons ATGAGATGG TTAGGCCCAGAGAAAGGAGTGATCCACCTGGCCACAGCTGCAGTCCTGAACGCCGTGTGGGACCTGTGGGCGAGAGCGGAGGGCAAG CCGCTCTGGAAGCTGCTTGTTGACATG GATCCAAAGCAGATTGTGTCCTGCATTGACTTCAGATACATCACTGATGCGCTTACGGAGGAGGAGGCGCTAG ACATACTGGTGAGAGCACAGGAGGGCAGGCAGCAGAGAG AGGAGCACATGCTGAGAGAGGGTTATCCTGCCTACACCACCTCCTGTGCATGGCTCGGATACCCAGACCAGCAGCTCAAACAG CTCTGCACAGATGCTCTTAAAAGCGGTTGGACCAAGTTCAAGGTGAAAGTGGGTGCTGATCTGGAGGACGACATACGCAGGTGCCGCCTCATCAGGCAAATGATTGGACCCAATAACACTTTG ATGATCGATGCCAACCAGAGATGGGATGTAGCCGAGGCCATCAGCTGGGTGAAGAGCCTGGCTGAGTTTAAACCTCTGTGGATCGAGGAGCCCACGTGTCCTGATGACATCCTGGGTCACGCTGCCATCTCCAAG GCTTTGGCTCCACTCGGGATTGGAGTGGCAACAGGAGAGCAG TGTCACAACAGGGTGATGTTTAAGCAGTTCCTCCAGGCCTCGGCCCTGCAGTTTGTCCAGATAGACAGCTGTCGGCTGGGCAGCGTCAACGAGAACCTGGCCGTGCTGCTGATGGCCCACAAGTTTCAGG TGCCTGTGTGTCCTCATGCCGGAGGAGTCGGTCTCTGTGAGCTCGTCCAGCATCTGATTCTGTTCGACTACATCTGTGTGTCTGGGAGTCTCAGCAACAG aatgtgtgaatatgtggATCACCTGCATGAACACTTCACCAGTCCTGTGGTGATTCATGATGCCCACTATATGCCTCCAAAG GATCCAGGCTACTCCTGTGAGATGCTGGAATCATCAGTGCAGCAACATCAGTACCCTGAAGGAGAGGTGTGGAAGCTGCACGGAAACAAATGA